The Gilliamella apicola genome window below encodes:
- the mltB gene encoding lytic murein transglycosylase B produces the protein MQRIIILINIILLLTACSSAKSSISPMQEHRGQSNVKGGVYLEKEHNPPKNNSEPLAVDQENFITRMVNKHGFNREQLREVLSQTNKLDWVINLMDKQAPTSGSSTVPKPNGAWIRYKNKFITPSNLPRGVEFWNNYKKELQRAYDQYGVPPEIIVGIIGVETGWGRVMGKTKIIDALSTLAFYYPRRAQYFSNELEHFLVMCRDERVDPFDLSGSFAGAMGYGQFMPSAFRNHAVDFNNDGHIDLWDPVDAIGSVANYFKAHGWQSGKKVAVIADGQALSLDTGFSTKYTVETLARAGLKPKSSLDGHNKVSLLRLDMGDRYQFWYGLPNFYVITRYNHSTHYAMAVWQLGLAVKEAR, from the coding sequence ATGCAACGAATCATCATTCTAATTAACATAATATTGTTGCTTACAGCTTGTAGTAGTGCGAAATCTTCAATATCGCCTATGCAAGAACATCGCGGACAATCTAATGTTAAAGGTGGAGTTTATTTAGAAAAAGAACATAATCCTCCAAAAAACAACAGTGAGCCATTGGCTGTTGATCAAGAAAATTTTATAACCAGAATGGTCAATAAGCATGGATTTAATCGTGAGCAATTACGCGAAGTGCTTTCACAAACCAACAAACTTGACTGGGTAATCAATTTAATGGATAAGCAAGCGCCAACATCAGGTTCTTCTACAGTACCTAAACCTAATGGTGCATGGATCCGTTATAAAAACAAATTTATCACGCCAAGTAATTTACCTCGTGGGGTAGAATTTTGGAATAATTATAAAAAAGAGTTACAACGAGCGTATGACCAATATGGTGTACCGCCTGAAATTATTGTGGGTATTATTGGTGTAGAAACGGGTTGGGGACGAGTGATGGGTAAAACCAAAATCATTGATGCTCTATCAACTCTTGCTTTCTACTATCCAAGACGAGCACAATATTTTTCGAATGAGTTAGAACACTTTTTAGTTATGTGCCGTGATGAACGCGTTGACCCATTTGATCTAAGTGGATCATTTGCCGGGGCAATGGGATACGGTCAATTTATGCCATCAGCGTTTAGAAATCATGCTGTCGATTTTAATAATGATGGTCACATCGATTTGTGGGATCCGGTTGATGCAATCGGCAGTGTGGCTAACTACTTTAAAGCACATGGTTGGCAAAGTGGTAAAAAAGTCGCGGTTATCGCCGATGGGCAAGCGCTATCACTTGATACGGGTTTTAGTACAAAATACACCGTTGAAACGTTAGCTAGAGCAGGATTAAAACCGAAAAGTTCATTAGATGGCCATAATAAGGTCAGTTTACTGCGGTTGGATATGGGCGATAGATATCAATTTTGGTATGGCTTACCAAACTTTTATGTCATCACTCGCTATAATCATAGTACGCATTACGCTATGGCAGTATGGCAATTAGGCTTAGCGGTGAAAGAGGCGCGATAA